A window of Hordeum vulgare subsp. vulgare chromosome 5H, MorexV3_pseudomolecules_assembly, whole genome shotgun sequence genomic DNA:
AGATTGTCATATTTTCTTTTGAGAAGAATGTAAAATGCTAGAATTAGTCTATGCATTAGAATTATAGTCGTTAGTGATGAATTACCTCATAAAGTGTTAACGTGTTTATCTAACAATCGTATATCAACTACACATGAGGTGGTTATAATCTTGACGCACTCAACACTTATTGTAATAATAAAtgtttaatatatatttttttacttTCGTTGTAACGTACGGGCCTTTTGCTAGAAATAGATAATTCGTAGTGAAATCTGATTTATGTTTAGAAACGTAGATAGTGGTAGGTAGTACGTACGACGACAGCGCTGCCGATCTCATCTCTGCAGCGCAGCACACGACGTGAGCGTGGCCCGTGGCCCGTGGCCGTGGGGGCTCACCTCACTCCAGTCCAGTCCTGGGCGGTCCACGGGATGGTGATTTGATGATGGAATTCAATTCAAATCCATCTAACCCAACCTACGGATCCAGTGTAAACTACTACCATGAGAGAAGCCAGCTGCCACACACCCTCTCATTAAAACCTTTGCTGACCTTCAACCTCTCGCTAACCGCGAGCAAACTAACTTAGCTTAGCTAGAGATGAATCGAACGGTCACATGCGGACGCAGGGAAGGAAGCGAAAAAGCAGTGAAGATCTGCAAAGAAAGCGACGGGGATCGCAACCTGCTTTGGACGCGCCCTCTCTTTACACGAAACTCAACTGCGAATGCGGATTCGACGCTCTCTCAGCTAACTTGACGCTGAAGCTTTTTTTTTTTGGGTGAAACTTGGCGTTGAAGCTGTGATCAGGAGATGGATGGCCTCCAGCCGAGATCAGACAGCACGCACGAACCAACCAATGCCCCATGGATCGTCCTCCAGTTATGGTCCCCCTGAGCTGAGCTGAGATGCATCCTTGAGGGGCAATAGCGCCTCAGCATGAACAAGAGCAGAGTAGGTGGCGTGCGTGGGGTGCATTTTTTGTTTGTTCGCAATATCAATTAGGGAAACAATTTTGTTAGCCTACTTTTCGACAAGGCACAGTACTGGAGACCGCAATGATGATTTTCTTCCTactacaccgcaaaagaaggagaTGAAGGCCACGTCCCGTAATAACTAAAGCCCTAATTTACTGCCTCAAGCGTACAAAAATGCTGCTGCCACTACAATAGTGTCTGATTTCCCCCTTTTTTTAACGGTGTAGTAAACAAAAAGAAATGTGCGTGCTTTGACTGATCTGATGATTGTGTGCCGTCAAAAGGAACGGCTCAACCCCATCCATGTTCACACACTTTATCATATACTCCTATTTTTGAGGCTTCGCACACTTTCTCATACAGTAGTAATTTACACTTGTTTTCTCTCTAATAAACCCAAATCTACGGGACATCAAGTGGCCCACGGGGACTGGACTGGAGGCAGGCAGAGAAGATTAGGGCCGTGGCGTCCAAaggtaaataaagcaaaaaaagaaaaaaagatcaaCAGGAGGTGAGAAAGGAActcgagagagaagaagagggaggCGGTCGGCTGCTCACTCCACAGTCCACAGTCTCCACTCCACTCTCAAGTCTTTCTTGCGTCCACTACCGCTGGGCGCTGGCCAATCAGTTACGCGTAGGCGTAGCGCTCTCCAAGAAAACCGCCTCCGCCTCCCGCTCCCCCGCGCCCGTCTCCTAGCTTAATGCGGAACTAAGCAGAGTATAAAACTAATCACCCAGCACACGCACACGCAGACGCAGCGGCAACCCGTCGACGGCGAGGAGGCACCGAGCCGAGCCCAGGCATGAAGGGCCACCACCACCTGGCGCCgctttcgccgccgccgccggccaagCGCCGCTGCACCGGCATGGCGGCGGCCGTCCCGGCGCTGGTGCTCTGCTCCGTCCTCCTGCCGCTCGCCTTCCTCCTCGGCCTCCACAGCACCGGTCCTCCATCCTTACCTCTACCCGGGGTGCCTGCCTCCGTCGCCTCAGTTGCCTCCGCGGATCTGTGCTGATTCTCTTCTCTTGTCCGCGCGTTTGCAGGGTACGGGTCGGAGGAGCGCGCGGCCGTCGTCATCAGCACCGTGAGATTCCCCGCACTcggattcttcctcctcctcaggtTGCTGCATTTTTCTGACGAGTTTTTCTGTGCTCTGTTTGCTTTAGGAGCTGGGACTGGGGAAGCACAAGCATCTTGATGGGGCCATGAATCACAAGCTGCTCAAGGTACTACACTGTCCTAAATTGCCGACAGAAAAGATGGCAACTTTTGCATCGAATTGTTTATTTTTGTGCATTCGGATTTTCTGAGTGCCATGCCCAACTCCGCAGCGATTCTCCCTGCTGGTTTCTACAAAAAGGAAAATTACGTTCCTAATTAGGGAGTTCAATCATGCAATGCGCGTGTGTGCGTGCGTTGTTTTCGTGGACGCGGGCTGCTTGCTGACGGCTTCGCCACCTACCTGCTTCCTGAGGAGAGGGGTCGGTTGCTATTCTCGTCTGGTCTGCTGCGTGCGTGGCATCACACCATTTGTCTCTCATGATGTTGTGGGATTACAGGACATGTGGTCTTCAGCGCTGCAAACCACAAGTGATGCCAAATAGATAAACCAAATTGTGTTTGCACTGCTAATTCTCACAGCTTCTGCCAAATTGGATTGTGTTGGCTTGGTTTAGTTATCATTACGACTTAAGGGCCTGTTTCAACTAACATGTCAAAAGTTTTCCATTTAACTAATTTGACTGagctcctttttccttttataaaCAGGATGTTTCCAAAATGATAACCTCTGGATCGAACGGGATTTCAGGCGACAAATCTAGTAGATCAAAGGCCAGGAATCTTGCTGCCAAATCAAAGATCAAGGATGCTTTCTCCTTTGTTGAGCTAAAAAATGACACCTCAAAAAAGAGAGGTACGAAATGCGGGGTCAGATAAATACTGTATAATACATGTGGCCACGTTGACTTGGATTAGTACACGGATCCATCGTCCTTCTTACTGTATGCAATGTTGTTTCAGGTTCTCATACACAGAGAAGATATCAACTGAAGGACTTATCATGGAAATCAAGGGTAAGAGACAATTATCTGTTATCTGGTGTTGGCAAATACTTTAGGTCGTCTGCATTTTCCAATAATATTTGGAAGAGAGCATGCCACACATGGACTATCAGCCTGTGACTGCTGAATTCTGTTAGGATCATGATGTTTGTATGGCTATTGTTTCAAGGTCTTAACCGATGGGGTTGTACAGTCGACAGGTTCAGGAAGTCACATGATAAATGCCAAATGTATGTGTAGGAACATTGTTGCATCTCACTGTGACGTCAATAATATTTTTGTGTATGTTTTTGTGGGTTAAACATGCTCTAAATCTAGACATATAGTTACAGTTATGGACTGTCTTATTGGGGCCAAGTATTCCACCTTCAAAATTGCCTATTAAATGTTTTGCTACGGTGAGTGTTTTCAATTAGGTGGCAGTAAATACACGCCTTTGTGGTAGTCTGCATTGCATTGCACAACTGTTCTCCCCCTGGAATTTGCTGGATGATTTCCATCTTCACCTTTACTAAGATTTTGTGTTTGACAAGAATATTTTTACTAAGATTTGTCCCATGATAAAAAAAATAATACCGAAGAACTTCATATTTACTCTAAAGATCTTGTATATTAGATCTTCAGTTTGATTATTGTGCTTTAGATATGTTCATAAATGCAGTAGCCATTGTTATCGAGCAGCAAATCTGGTGAACAACGCAATAATCTGGTACCTTAAAAGGTTGAGAGGAGAATTCTAAATAGATTGGGGCACAACATGTTTTCATCTTTGCTTAAATTTCCAATATGTTCGTACTAGTGGGCCATTTGGAGCTGTTCTAATGTTCTACCATAAACACTGAATTTGTTATTTGACAGGATACTACTGCTGATGGGAAGGAGAGCCAAGGTCAGGAAGTAGCACAAGCGGAGAATCCCAAGTCCTGTGAACTTGAATATGGAAGCTACTGCCTCTGGTCTGTTGAGCATAAGGAAGATATGAAAGATGCTATTGTGAAGAGGCTTAAAGATCAACTTTTTATGGCCAGAGCCCATTATCCTAGTATTGCAAAACTGAAGCAGCAGGAAAGATTTACACGTGAGTTGAAGCAACATATCCAAGAACACGAACGCATGCTCAGTGACGCCATTGCAGATTCTGATCTTCCACCATTGTGAGTGCTATCTTGGTGTTTTTTTAATACAGGAATTTTAATTGACTCAATGGTCGCATCGATACGATACAACCACAAAGAGTTCACATCCGGCCTCTGCATAACGACATGCCAAAGTATTATCTGTTTAACTGATTATAATAACTATTACACTTCATAATGGCTAAATGAGCATTAGCGATTTCAGGGCTCTATTGCTACTCAGACTGGTACCCCGCAGAAATATGACCTATGTCCAACCCTCATGTATATGGCCATCTGGAATTTGTATGGAGTCGTTAAGATGTTAATTTTACTGAATGCATCTCTATATGTGGATATAGTGTTTTCTCCCTCTAGTGATTATATGTTTTCTTGTATATACAGCACTTAGAATATTTATTCGAGAGGTGGTAACTATGATGTCTTCATTACTGTGTGATCTAAAAAATTCCTTGTATCAAGCAATTGAGTATACAACATAGAAAATGATGGCATGTACGGCATTACTTTTGTTTACTTTTTCTGTTGATTATTTGTGAGGTAATGGCTAATTACTGCTTTCAGTTTCGCAAAGAAGCTAGAGAAAATGGAGGGCGCAATTGAGAGAATCAAGTCTTGTGAAGTAGGCTGCTCGAATGTTGAACGGAAACTTAGGCAGCTACTCGATCTAACTGAAGATGAAGCTTATTTCCATACAAGGCAGAGTGCATTCCTCTATCATCTCGGGGTCCAGACTATGCCAAAAACTCACCATTGCTTGAACATGAGATTGACAGTAGAGTATTTCAAATCTGCATCTCTTCAGAGGAAACTATTGAATAAGCAAAAACTTGAAAAACCTGCCTTCTATCACTATGTAATGTTTTCCAGGAATGTACTTGCAGCTTCGACTACAATCAACTCAACAGCCATGAACTCCAAGGTATATTGTCCTTTCCAAATAACTGAAAATCTTATGAGGAATTTGTCCCAGTGCTAACGTATGCCCTACGACATGTTTCAGGATTCTGGCAGCGTTGTTTTCCATCTATTCACCGACAAGCAGAATTTTTATGCAATGAAGCATTGGTTTGGCAGAAACTCATATTTGGACGCTAATGTGCACGTGACTAATATTGAGGATCACAGCACGCTCTCTAAGGATGTCGAATCTATTGGGAAGCAACAATTATGGCCCACAGAGGAATTTCGTGTCACGTTTCGTAATCATTCTCAATCTCTCCAGAGGCAGATGAAAACTGAGTACATATCTGTTTTTGGCCATTCACATTTCCTTTTGCCTGATCTTCTTCCTAGCTTGAATAGAGTAGTTGTTCTAGATGATGATTTGATTGTCCAGAAAGACTTGTCATCTCTTTGGAACCTCAATATGGGAGATAAAGTAATAGGTGCTGTACAGTTCTGTGGAGTTAGATTTGGTCAGTTGAAAGCTTATATAGATGAAACCAATTTCGATGCGGATTCATGTGTGTGGTTCTCTGGTCTGAATGTAATTGAATTGGAGAAATGGAGGGATCTTGGCGTTACCAGCTTGCATGGTCAATTGCTCCAAAAGGTCAGTAAATTTGCCATTCCTCTTACAATTATATCGAAAGAAAACTGTAAACCTTATTAATTTGTTGTCATTTGGAAGTTTCTTGTGGTAATCCTAGAAGGCTAAGACTATCCTTTTCCTGTGATATCCTTTGTCATACTTCCTCCGTTCGAAAATAGTTGTcataggaatggatgtatctagatgtgttttagttctagatacattcatttttataaatttgtgcgacaagtaatttcggacggagggagtagttatttgTAGAAAACATAacttctctgatttttttttataaAGGGCTTTTATTACTTAAAAAGTTTAAGCATTACACCCGGCCTCTTCATAGCTAGGATGCACACAGCCATACATAACTTCTCTGATATATTATTACCTTCGTTTTTGTTGTTCCAACAGGACAGTTCGGTATCACATAGACTCAAGGCACTCCCTAGAGGTTTACTTGCCTTTCAAGACCTGATATATCCTCTGAAAGGTTCGTGGGTTCAATCCGGTCTTGGATACGAGTATGGAATTAGCCGTGTGGATATAGAAAAGGCGGCTGCTCTGCACTACAATGGTGTAATGAAACCCTGGCTTGATTTGGCAATACATGATTACAAGAGCTACTGGAGAAAATACATGACTAATGGGGAAAGGTTCATGGCAGAATGCAATATACATTACTGGCAGGGACATGAGACGTAACACACGTTACACAGTCTGCATCTGTGGGAATTTGAAGCAGCAAACAACATGAACTTGcttcaacaaaggtatatttttTGGGAGAAACATGATGCAGTATTTATGATGTATCACGTGTGCCTTGGGGGACCATGGTGGCACGGCGTAAATTCCAggaaggaaaataagctaaaatgCTTCCTGCCAGAACACTGCAGTTAGGAAGCCAGAAGCACAACAGCATGAAACCTGTTTGTTATAGAGTCAGATGAGTCTTTTTCATTTGCACAGCCTGGAACTGCAAAAGTGCAGTTCTATGCTGACCATTTTTTGTACAAATTCTTTTGTGCTATTCTTTTTGCCCATTGTGCAAGAGCTACACTGAGGGACGCCAATGTCGAGTGCTACAGGGCGTGTACAGAGAACAAATGCCTCGGCCTGCAGAAATTCACTTGTTATTATGGGACTGTTGATCTCCATTTATGACATCATAAATGGATGTTTGTCAGCGCTGTCGTGTTTTTGTGTGATTTGTTTTttcatgtgtgtgtgttgtgcaaTCCCCATTCTGTTTTGTGAAGGAAATTTAAGATCTCACATAGTTGTTCCTCAGAAAGGTTGCGACCTGGTCAGTTCTGATACAGATAGGAACTCATATAAGCAGCTTTCAATTTCCAAACAAACATAGAGAACCATAAAGGCATAACGACAGTGCCACATCACTGCCATTAGTCCTTGGTATGTCTGTAAGATTAATCTATCAGGTGACTGGTGACTTGTTTAAAGATGTAGGTACAATCCAGAGAGGCGAGGTGGGAGATTCCACTTCTGGTGTTACAAGCTGTGAAGCTTGGAGCCATTAGGATAGCGACCTTCGAGAGGGCACTTGCAATGCCTGTGCAGCTCCAGGTACCTATCCATGTCGAACCTGTGCTTGGCGCAGAGCTTCCTCCTCCTCGAGAGGAAGAGCCTCTCCATGAAGTCCTGGTACGTCGGGTCCCTCGAGGTGACGAGGAAGTAGGTGTAGCTGACGAGCAGCCCGGACGCGGTGGTGAAGAAGGCGATGGGCTCCATCACGTCCCACGAGAGCTCCCAGAAGGTGAGGCGGAAGAAGAGGCCGATCTGGGACGTGATCAACCCGAGGCCCGACCAGAGGATGCAACGGACCTGCTTGTGCGCAAGCTTGTCGATGTCGTCCTTTTTCTCCTGGAGCTGCCTCAGCTCCTCTTTCCTTGGGTCGTCCTCTACCTCGAGGGCCAGTGGCACCGCTCTTCTCACCAGGTCCACCACCTACACAATGGTGAACGGTCCGTCAGTGCAAGCTTCTGatggaaatatatatatatgcatcacaACGGTCAAATTGGTCAGAGTGATTGCTGTAGTCAGTTGTTCGCCTGAAAATGGCACAGAACTGTTGCTTATCCACATTTGAAAGCAACAGAAACAATCTCAAACTGATGGCGTAATCCTTTTTGATTAATTTTACGTCAGATTTTATAGCACACAGCTCAAAGAATAAAGTACTCAAAGTTCATGTGAAGTCGGTGCTTAGATGTTTTAAGTGGCGTGTACGTCACCTAAAAAGGATTAGAGCGATCTACTTTTCCGGATTAGAGCATCCTATGGTCTTTGTTCTGACCACCAGTGACCAGGGAACCTGAAGACTGAAGATCCTTATACTGTTTAAGAGGCTGGAAAGGAAAACTTTTTATTTCTACAACACTTCAGTTTGATAAATTACTGAAAAAAGATACAACTACAACTTGATTTTGCTTATCTTTGTTACCTCTCGGTTAAACCAATTGATAAGTTCATTCGCAAGAAAATATAACACCCAGTGGTAAGTATTCCCTCCGTCCTGAATTACTTATGTATCTAGAAAAATCTGATACAGGTAATTTCGGTCGGAGGCCGGTTGTAGCAATTTGCAGCATTCAAACATTTGTTTGTTTATTATAAGGTGCAGATGAGGATTTCCATTGCACAAATATGTCAGGCAACCCACCAAGTCGGGTTTGTTTGTAGAATCCTACGAGCATCCAAATCCCTAGCGTTTAATATCGGGTGCTAAGCTTAGAGGCGGTGCTAAGTTATTTGATCTTGGTGTCTATTATTTTTTACATTTCTTAGTGTTTGTGCTAGTCAATTTCTCTCACCTTTAGCGTCTAAGGATGTGGATACACTAATACAACACGATACAATCATACAAGTGTATAACAATAGTTGATGCGCTTAAACTGTAATGGGACAAGATTTATTTGGAATGGAAAAGAATCGGGcgttgaaaataaaataaaataaccagcAATCAAAGAGAGTTAAGCAATTCTGAATATAATCTTGATCATAGACCTGTGAAAATCTTTGTCCACCAACAAAACAACTGGAATGCATCACCCCTAATCCGTACAATTTCCTGATTTGAATATAATGGTCGGGTGCAAATAAAGAAAACCATTTGCGGGTATGGAAGTTTTATGGAAAATTAACACAAGAATGTCCATTTGGAATGGTTTCCTTAAAAGTCAAAATGGAGCATAAAAGAGAATTTGAACCAGCGGTAGTAGGAGGGTttttgaaaaagaaaagaaaagaaaaaacaagatgcGGACCTTCTCGGGGTGGAGGTAGGCCTTGTCCCTGAAGAGCAGCAGGACGCCGGCGTCGTCCATGGCCCGCGCGAGCCCCTCCGCGTCGTCGCGGGTGCGCGCCGCCCCGGCCTCCACGCACGCGTCGAGGAGCTCCCCGTAGCCGATCGCCTCGCGGGGCCCGTCCCGCAGCCGCCGCTTCAGCGCCTCCACCCCGACGAGCCGCACCAGCCTCCTCGCCTCGGACGGCGTGACCGGCGGGTCcacccgcggcggcggcggcgagtagAGGCGGCGGAGCGCGTGGGGCCGGCAATGCGCGCGGAGGCGGGAGGCGGTCGTGCGCCACATGGTCGAGGCCTGCGCTGCGCTGCGTGCGAAGCGTGAGTAAGGCGGAGTGGAAGACGATCGATCGATGGATCTCTCTCGAGCTTCTTCTACTTGTGGGGTTTTGGACCCTTTCCGCCCTCCGTCATCTTCTTGTGGTTGTGTGCCTGCGACGTGGTGATGAGGGAGATGGCTTCACGGCGGGGGAAGGAATCCATCTGCAGAGAGGCGGGAATAGGAAAGTGCGTGGCGTGTTTGGGAGATTTTGGGCGCCATTGCCAGCTCCCTTTCTCGCcatttttgttgtcttcttctttTGCGCACATTTTTCTCGCTTGCGGTTCCAGATAAATACAACAGTGCATTATGTTTTTATCGCTGTAGTACAGTGCTACTTAAGGTGCAGCTTgcgtgtgatgtgatgtgatgtgaagGCATCAGTTTTGATGTCGCAACTCGAGAGCGTGTGCCATGTGCATGTGATATACTCTCTGGTTGCAGTTTCGAAGAAGCAACGCAACCTacaagatcaaaaaggagaggaGCCCACGAATCCTACTGGTCAGCTCCTTGTCCAAGTCCACAAAGAATTCGTGCCAATCTGCCATCCATACCAGCCCAACAGATCATTCAACGATCTTATGTGGAGTTGTAAATCACGCCGGAGCATATCTTGTTTATTCCGAGATTAATTGGGAGCTCCTGTATCGCACGGTGATTGttgggtttttctttttcttagacAATCTCGTGAAGCTTTTAGTCAACCATCACAACCATTATACAAGGACTAATATAAGGGAAACTCTTTCCATCAACCAGTGGATTTCTACGACCACGTCCATCGCCTCTCCCATCAGGCGCGTGTCCTGTGTTGGACAAAACCAACTTTGGTGGTGCCGATGCAAATGTCCTAGACTCCGACGTCCTACGTCTCCTCCTTGGTTTGGTCCCGAGCTCGAGCCCCATCCCTCGAGCAAATACGCAGAGTTTCTGCAACAACGGTGTTGTTGCGATTAATAGCGGCGTAGCTAGTGCAAATAAATAGAAATTGTAGCATTTAACAATGAAAAGTAATTGAAATTCACTTTAATGATTCATCTAATTATCTCTTCTAAACTAAAATTTATTTTTATACCTTAACATCCCAGATCTAGAAAGCGTTATAATGCAGTGTGATATAAAAAATGAGCCGAAACATCTGGAAATGTACGTTCGAAAATAAAGCACGTCGCCGATCAGGGTTCAGGCCCTTCGTGCAACATCGCCGGAATCCAAATGGCCACCCGCCCTACCACACCACCAACAAATCCACACACCAAATCAATAAGACACCCAAATGTTGCGTCCATAAATCGCGGCGACCGAAAAAAGCTCCCCAAAATGCCGATGGATGAGACTCACTCATGGGGAGAGTTATATATGGAGAGTTTTGATTAGAAGGAAAATATTGATTAGAAGGAAAGATCCATAAATCGCGGCTGATTGTGCTCGCTGATGAAAATGTAGTAGAAAGAGGATTTGTTTATCATGATTTAGATATTAATATCCTTAAAAAACATTATTTGTTTTTTGAAAAACTGTTATTTGTTTTCTAAAATAAATTGCACTAATGAGAGGGATCGGTTGTTTTGGATAAGTTAGGAAAGTTAGATTAAAATATCTTattgaatactccctccgtcccaaaataactgtctcaagcttagtacaaagtcgagacacttattttggaacggagcgaGTAATATACTTCGGATGAGGATGAAGCTATAGAAAATATACATTACTACCAGGGATCCACGGAAGAGATATTGGTACATATTGTGATGTTCACTAATAGTGAAGCAACAAATAATATCTATGATATGCGTATAAAGAGGTGGACCCTTATCAGAGAATAAATAGCGTATAGTGTTGCTCAATATTTTGTTTCAATTGTTGCTTCAGATTGGGATTACATTGTATTTTTCTAGAAATTAATAATAATATATTTCCATGCTTTGTCGATTTTAAAAATGACGTCTGtgcgaatcgtagagtacactcgCATGCTTACATCGTTTTTCCCGTGATACTCAATTAAAATGAAAAaactaaaaaatatatatatcttAAAAGACATGTGTTATATTAAAAAGATGTGTGTTTCACGTGCATGCTTACAAGTTTAACA
This region includes:
- the LOC123395636 gene encoding probable galacturonosyltransferase 7 produces the protein MKGHHHLAPLSPPPPAKRRCTGMAAAVPALVLCSVLLPLAFLLGLHSTGYGSEERAAVVISTELGLGKHKHLDGAMNHKLLKDVSKMITSGSNGISGDKSSRSKARNLAAKSKIKDAFSFVELKNDTSKKRGSHTQRRYQLKDLSWKSRDTTADGKESQGQEVAQAENPKSCELEYGSYCLWSVEHKEDMKDAIVKRLKDQLFMARAHYPSIAKLKQQERFTRELKQHIQEHERMLSDAIADSDLPPFFAKKLEKMEGAIERIKSCEVGCSNVERKLRQLLDLTEDEAYFHTRQSAFLYHLGVQTMPKTHHCLNMRLTVEYFKSASLQRKLLNKQKLEKPAFYHYVMFSRNVLAASTTINSTAMNSKDSGSVVFHLFTDKQNFYAMKHWFGRNSYLDANVHVTNIEDHSTLSKDVESIGKQQLWPTEEFRVTFRNHSQSLQRQMKTEYISVFGHSHFLLPDLLPSLNRVVVLDDDLIVQKDLSSLWNLNMGDKVIGAVQFCGVRFGQLKAYIDETNFDADSCVWFSGLNVIELEKWRDLGVTSLHGQLLQKDSSVSHRLKALPRGLLAFQDLIYPLKGSWVQSGLGYEYGISRVDIEKAAALHYNGVMKPWLDLAIHDYKSYWRKYMTNGERFMAECNIHYWQGHET
- the LOC123395637 gene encoding calcium uniporter protein 6, mitochondrial-like, giving the protein MWRTTASRLRAHCRPHALRRLYSPPPPRVDPPVTPSEARRLVRLVGVEALKRRLRDGPREAIGYGELLDACVEAGAARTRDDAEGLARAMDDAGVLLLFRDKAYLHPEKVVDLVRRAVPLALEVEDDPRKEELRQLQEKKDDIDKLAHKQVRCILWSGLGLITSQIGLFFRLTFWELSWDVMEPIAFFTTASGLLVSYTYFLVTSRDPTYQDFMERLFLSRRRKLCAKHRFDMDRYLELHRHCKCPLEGRYPNGSKLHSL